A genomic segment from Falsibacillus pallidus encodes:
- a CDS encoding ABC transporter permease: protein MELRKQHEPNIAPNIPDEWFTPKQKDSDEAEAVVRPSLSYWQDAWRRLIKNKLAMFGLICLAVLAVMAVIGPWISPHSVTKQNFMEQNLGPSGDHWFGTDDLGRDVFARTWYGARISLFVGLVAALIDFLVGVVYGGISGYKGGRTDNLMMRFVEILYGLPYLLVVILISVVMGPSLSTIILALSITGWVGMARIVRGQVLQIKNYEFVLASKTFGTKTKRIIRKNLLPNTMGPIIVQMTLTVPSAIFAEAFLSFLGIGIQPPYASWGSMANDGLSAILTGQWWRLFFPAFFISLTMFSFNVLGDGLQDALDPKLRR, encoded by the coding sequence ATGGAGCTTCGAAAACAACATGAACCGAATATTGCGCCGAACATTCCTGACGAATGGTTCACGCCGAAACAAAAAGACTCTGATGAAGCAGAAGCTGTTGTCCGACCGAGCCTCTCTTACTGGCAGGATGCATGGAGAAGATTGATCAAAAATAAATTGGCGATGTTTGGGCTTATCTGTTTGGCGGTTTTAGCTGTCATGGCGGTTATTGGACCATGGATTTCCCCACATTCCGTTACGAAGCAAAATTTTATGGAGCAAAACCTTGGACCGTCCGGTGATCACTGGTTTGGTACAGATGATTTAGGACGCGACGTGTTCGCCCGTACCTGGTATGGCGCACGTATCTCCTTATTTGTCGGCCTTGTGGCTGCACTCATCGACTTTTTAGTAGGTGTCGTCTATGGAGGTATTTCCGGCTATAAGGGTGGTCGAACAGACAACTTGATGATGCGGTTTGTCGAAATCCTGTATGGGCTGCCATACTTGCTGGTCGTCATTTTGATCAGCGTTGTCATGGGGCCAAGCCTATCCACGATCATTCTCGCTTTATCCATTACCGGATGGGTTGGAATGGCTAGGATAGTTCGCGGACAGGTACTTCAAATTAAAAACTATGAATTCGTTCTTGCATCGAAAACGTTTGGGACGAAAACAAAGAGAATCATCAGAAAAAATCTGCTTCCAAATACAATGGGGCCGATTATTGTTCAAATGACGCTGACTGTACCATCGGCCATTTTTGCTGAAGCATTCCTAAGCTTTTTAGGAATTGGGATTCAGCCGCCATACGCAAGCTGGGGCTCGATGGCCAACGACGGTTTATCCGCGATTTTAACCGGCCAATGGTGGAGATTGTTCTTCCCGGCATTTTTCATCTCGTTGACAATGTTTTCTTTCAACGTACTTGGGGATGGGCTGCAGGATGCGCTTGATCCAAAGTTAAGGAGGTAG
- a CDS encoding serine hydrolase: MTSLKSLQANNMLRLRDEITQLASVCPGRIGLAIETHEGKILLNEMDRFPSASLIKLPILIECFRQVEAGKISLDEPVDFSSLKRVGGAGVLPALSDSVKLTVKDFMTLMIIVSDNTATNFLIDLAGEKEINDCIKTLQLKETSLGRRMMDFEAIRNGKNNYTSPEDMLLVLKEIDRGKLLNKKSRELILQIMKQQQFVDKLPALMDTEIVTAANKTGELDGVEHDCGIFTYGEKTVYASVLIDGLYDKELGRKTISRIGKAIFDYLIKK; encoded by the coding sequence ATGACTTCTCTCAAGTCGCTGCAAGCAAATAATATGCTCAGGTTAAGAGATGAAATCACGCAGCTGGCTTCCGTATGCCCAGGCAGGATCGGGTTGGCAATTGAAACGCATGAAGGAAAGATCCTTTTGAACGAAATGGACCGGTTTCCTTCAGCCAGTCTGATCAAGCTTCCCATTCTCATCGAATGCTTCAGACAAGTGGAAGCGGGAAAGATTTCTCTGGACGAGCCTGTCGATTTTTCGTCTTTGAAACGGGTCGGTGGAGCGGGCGTGCTGCCAGCCTTATCGGATTCCGTTAAACTGACGGTTAAGGATTTTATGACATTGATGATCATTGTTTCTGATAATACCGCTACCAACTTCTTAATCGATCTGGCAGGTGAGAAAGAAATCAATGACTGCATCAAAACGCTTCAGCTGAAGGAAACCTCACTCGGCAGAAGGATGATGGACTTCGAAGCCATTAGAAATGGGAAGAACAATTATACCAGTCCTGAGGACATGCTCCTTGTTTTGAAAGAGATTGATAGAGGAAAGCTTTTAAATAAAAAAAGCAGGGAATTGATCCTCCAAATCATGAAACAGCAGCAATTTGTCGACAAGCTTCCTGCATTGATGGATACAGAGATTGTCACTGCTGCCAATAAAACAGGAGAGCTGGACGGAGTGGAGCATGACTGCGGCATCTTTACATATGGCGAGAAAACCGTTTATGCCTCTGTTTTAATCGATGGTCTATACGATAAAGAACTCGGCAGAAAAACAATCAGCAGGATCGGCAAAGCGATCTTTGACTATTTAATAAAAAAATGA
- a CDS encoding dipeptide epimerase, producing MIIENIETYRAAVPLTKPFKTALRTVHTAEAVVVKMECSGGVVGWGEAPPTVVITGDSLSSIEAAVNTVIKPFLLNKNLLNYETLFQGIHTILVGNSSAKAAVDMAMYDCIAQYCKVPLYQFLGGAKDALETDFTVSVNDPEEMGEDAAGYVENDFNILKVKVGKDDAAVDIDRIVEIRNRVGKEVKIRLDANQGWTPKEAIRTIRKMEDMGLDIELVEQPVKADDIEGLKQVTDQVETLIMADESVFSPKQAFEVLKTRSADLINIKLMKAGGIYRAQTINAMAEVCGVECMVGSMIETRLGITAAAHFAASKKNITRFDFDAPLMLAKDIVEGGIRYNGRHITFPTSTGLGISHVHIEGGATIGNPV from the coding sequence ATGATTATTGAAAATATCGAAACCTACCGCGCAGCAGTCCCATTGACGAAGCCGTTTAAAACCGCATTGCGGACAGTCCACACGGCGGAAGCCGTCGTAGTGAAAATGGAGTGCAGCGGTGGCGTTGTGGGATGGGGAGAAGCTCCACCGACCGTTGTCATTACAGGCGACAGTCTCTCAAGCATCGAGGCGGCCGTCAATACAGTAATCAAACCGTTTTTACTGAATAAGAACTTACTGAACTATGAAACTCTCTTTCAAGGTATTCATACGATTCTTGTAGGGAATTCAAGTGCTAAAGCAGCGGTGGATATGGCGATGTATGACTGTATTGCCCAGTATTGCAAAGTCCCACTGTATCAATTCCTTGGCGGGGCAAAGGATGCTTTGGAAACGGACTTCACGGTCAGCGTCAATGACCCGGAAGAGATGGGAGAAGACGCAGCGGGCTATGTGGAAAATGACTTTAATATCTTGAAAGTCAAAGTCGGCAAAGACGATGCTGCTGTGGATATTGATAGAATTGTAGAAATACGGAACAGAGTAGGAAAAGAGGTCAAAATCCGCCTGGATGCCAATCAGGGATGGACGCCAAAAGAAGCCATCCGAACAATCCGTAAAATGGAGGACATGGGCCTGGACATCGAATTAGTCGAACAGCCTGTTAAAGCGGATGATATTGAAGGGTTGAAGCAGGTGACAGATCAGGTGGAAACCTTGATCATGGCAGATGAAAGTGTCTTCTCTCCTAAGCAGGCTTTCGAAGTGTTGAAAACACGCAGCGCTGATTTGATTAATATCAAGCTAATGAAAGCAGGGGGAATCTACCGTGCCCAGACCATCAATGCCATGGCTGAAGTTTGCGGAGTGGAGTGCATGGTCGGAAGCATGATTGAGACAAGGCTTGGGATCACAGCAGCTGCTCATTTTGCAGCGAGCAAGAAAAATATCACCAGATTTGATTTTGATGCTCCATTGATGCTGGCGAAGGATATTGTGGAAGGCGGAATACGCTACAACGGACGCCATATTACTTTTCCGACATCAACAGGATTGGGAATCTCACATGTACATATTGAAGGAGGGGCTACTATTGGAAATCCAGTATAA
- a CDS encoding metal-dependent hydrolase, with the protein MKGTAHLAIGTAAGFIIGNTQHLDLSTNLMLAGLGGISGLMPDMDIDSVLTNKITMSHKVFRTIAQVVGVLLIVYSYLDGGFDKWKGICAGVGVIVFSSFLTQRRMLTMTGIGVLLAGYSLGENWLWLLGIFIIGASLIPHRSYTHSILGVIFFGVIASKFQASIGLPGAFEACLAGYISHLVADMKFLPVNKRGVKLFLPLSSKEI; encoded by the coding sequence TTGAAGGGCACAGCACATTTAGCTATCGGAACAGCAGCAGGATTCATCATCGGAAATACACAGCATTTGGATTTATCGACCAATCTAATGCTGGCAGGTCTGGGAGGCATCTCTGGCTTGATGCCGGATATGGATATCGACAGTGTATTGACCAATAAAATTACGATGTCACATAAAGTATTTCGGACCATCGCCCAAGTAGTGGGTGTACTGCTCATCGTTTACAGTTATTTAGACGGAGGATTCGATAAGTGGAAAGGGATATGTGCAGGGGTAGGAGTCATCGTATTCTCATCCTTTCTCACCCAGCGGCGGATGCTGACCATGACCGGGATTGGCGTCCTGCTTGCTGGATATTCACTGGGGGAAAACTGGCTCTGGCTGCTTGGGATCTTCATCATTGGAGCATCGCTAATCCCGCATAGAAGCTACACCCATTCCATTTTGGGAGTGATCTTTTTTGGCGTCATCGCCAGCAAGTTTCAAGCCTCAATTGGTTTGCCGGGTGCATTCGAGGCCTGCCTTGCAGGCTATATAAGCCATTTAGTCGCTGATATGAAATTCCTCCCGGTCAATAAGCGGGGAGTGAAATTATTTTTGCCGTTGTCTTCGAAGGAGATATAA
- a CDS encoding ABC transporter ATP-binding protein, with protein MTNQTLLEVKGLKKHFNLGKKQNLKAVDGISFEIYRGETFGIVGESGCGKSTAGRTIIGLYDATEGDVVFDGKNVHEMNERERFDFHKQMQMIFQDPYASLNPRSTVSEIISEPMEVHGMYKNKRERLERVYQLLEDVGLNRDHANRYPHEFSGGQRQRIGIARALALNPEFIIADEPISALDVSVQAQVVNLLKQLQREKGLTYLFIAHDLSMVKQISDRIAVMYLGHIVELTDSKMLYNNPLHPYTQALLSAIPIPDPDVEDKRERIILKGELPSPINPPSGCVFRTRCAHAMDACASVKPEWQEIEPNHFVACHLYNKKVTGDHDFSQVAASK; from the coding sequence ATGACCAATCAGACATTGCTCGAAGTAAAAGGGTTAAAGAAACATTTCAATCTGGGAAAAAAGCAAAATCTAAAAGCGGTGGACGGCATTTCTTTTGAAATTTACCGCGGGGAAACGTTTGGGATCGTCGGTGAGTCCGGCTGCGGCAAATCCACTGCTGGACGGACCATCATCGGACTCTATGATGCTACGGAAGGCGATGTGGTCTTTGACGGGAAAAACGTCCATGAAATGAATGAAAGAGAGCGCTTTGATTTCCATAAGCAGATGCAGATGATTTTTCAGGACCCTTATGCATCCCTGAACCCCCGCTCCACGGTGTCTGAAATCATTTCGGAGCCAATGGAAGTCCATGGGATGTACAAAAATAAGAGGGAAAGGCTCGAGAGGGTGTATCAGCTTTTAGAAGATGTGGGCCTGAACAGGGACCACGCGAACCGCTATCCCCATGAGTTCAGCGGTGGTCAGAGACAGCGGATTGGAATTGCGCGTGCATTGGCATTGAATCCTGAATTCATCATTGCAGACGAGCCGATTTCCGCATTGGATGTTTCTGTACAAGCGCAGGTCGTAAATCTCTTGAAACAGCTGCAGCGTGAAAAGGGCCTTACCTATTTATTCATTGCCCATGATCTTTCAATGGTCAAGCAAATCAGCGACCGTATCGCCGTTATGTACCTGGGGCATATTGTCGAGCTGACTGACAGCAAGATGCTGTATAATAATCCACTTCATCCATATACTCAGGCGCTTCTTTCAGCCATCCCGATTCCTGATCCGGATGTGGAAGATAAACGGGAGCGTATCATCTTAAAAGGAGAGCTTCCAAGCCCGATCAATCCACCGAGCGGCTGTGTGTTCAGGACGCGCTGTGCACACGCCATGGATGCCTGTGCATCCGTTAAACCAGAGTGGCAGGAAATTGAACCGAATCATTTTGTCGCATGCCATCTCTACAATAAGAAGGTGACAGGTGATCATGACTTCTCTCAAGTCGCTGCAAGCAAATAA
- a CDS encoding S66 peptidase family protein — protein MMKPQRLKKGDTIGVISPASSPNKENLTRAIEKLQDMYGVKVKLGKSALNTYGYLAGSDFERLEDLHDMFEDAEVKGIICACGGYGTGRIASMLNYELIKQHPKVFWGYSDITFLHTSIRQMTGLTTFHGPMLGSDLGEEDVHEDSWKSLQQLFEPSRFTYTEELSPLETLHAGKGEGILTGGNLCLMVSTLGTAFEINTKDKIILIEDIHEEPRSVDRMLNQLYMTGKLQEASGLVFGDFKDCGPGERKLSLELDEVLDHYAGKAKVPAVKGFQIGHCNPHYAVPLGVKATLDASNKILAVDSGIE, from the coding sequence ATGATGAAACCTCAGCGCCTCAAAAAAGGAGATACCATCGGAGTCATTTCCCCTGCTTCTTCCCCTAATAAAGAAAACCTGACAAGAGCGATAGAAAAATTACAAGACATGTATGGTGTGAAAGTCAAACTTGGAAAAAGTGCTTTAAATACATATGGCTACTTAGCTGGAAGTGATTTTGAGAGGTTGGAAGATTTGCATGACATGTTTGAGGATGCCGAAGTAAAAGGCATTATTTGTGCATGCGGCGGATATGGGACGGGCCGCATTGCCTCCATGTTGAATTATGAATTGATCAAACAGCATCCAAAAGTTTTCTGGGGATATTCAGATATTACATTCCTTCATACCTCCATTCGGCAGATGACCGGACTTACCACTTTCCACGGCCCGATGCTCGGATCTGATTTAGGAGAAGAAGATGTTCATGAAGATTCGTGGAAATCTCTTCAGCAGTTATTTGAGCCCTCAAGATTCACCTATACTGAAGAACTCTCTCCATTGGAAACATTGCATGCAGGAAAAGGGGAAGGGATTTTGACAGGCGGAAACCTATGCCTGATGGTGAGTACGCTTGGCACCGCATTTGAAATCAATACGAAAGATAAAATCATATTGATTGAAGATATACATGAAGAGCCGCGTTCTGTCGACAGAATGCTTAATCAGCTCTATATGACTGGGAAATTGCAGGAAGCTTCAGGACTTGTCTTTGGAGATTTCAAGGACTGCGGACCCGGGGAGAGGAAGCTGTCACTGGAATTGGATGAAGTGCTTGACCATTATGCCGGGAAGGCGAAAGTGCCGGCAGTGAAAGGATTCCAAATCGGGCATTGCAATCCGCACTATGCCGTTCCCTTAGGAGTGAAAGCCACTCTTGACGCATCCAATAAAATACTTGCCGTAGACAGCGGCATCGAATAA
- a CDS encoding peptide ABC transporter substrate-binding protein codes for MKKKIFGVLSTAVLMFGLAACTANDDANSEPKGDKDSKTEKVLYLNNGQEPTSFDPPIGFDSVSWSALNNLMEGLTRLGKNNDPEAATAEKWDVSEDGKTYTFHIRKDAKWSNGDDVTAGDFVFAWKRLLDPNTGSPASFLGYFIEGGEAFNNGEGSADAVGVKALDDKTFEVKLTSPQAYFLNVIANPAFFPIDEKVAKDNPKWFAEADSFVGNGPFKLTKWDHDSRIVMEKNDKYWDADTVKLDKVDWAMIDDTNTEYQMFKTGKLDTSDVPADLSEQLFKDGSVKVEDQAGLYFYRFNVNMEPFNNEKVRKAFAMAIDQKKIVDYVTKNQEKPAYGFVSYGFNDANGKDFRETNGDLVKTDVDKAKELLAEGMKEEGWDKLPDVTLTYSTSDSHKKIAEALQGMLKENLGVDIKLQNVESSVFASDQKALKYQFSRSSFLADYGDPVNFLESFITGSSMNRTGWSNPEFDSLIKAAKNEKDENKRFEDLYQAEKVLFEGMPIVPLYFYNQVYLQNDKVSGIVRHPVGYIELKWADKK; via the coding sequence ATGAAGAAAAAGATTTTCGGGGTATTGTCGACAGCTGTATTGATGTTCGGCCTCGCAGCTTGTACCGCAAATGACGATGCAAACAGCGAGCCGAAAGGCGACAAAGATTCCAAGACAGAGAAGGTATTGTACTTGAACAATGGCCAGGAGCCAACTTCTTTCGATCCGCCAATCGGATTCGATTCAGTGTCATGGAGTGCATTAAATAACCTGATGGAAGGTTTGACCCGTCTAGGGAAGAACAACGATCCAGAAGCAGCGACTGCTGAAAAATGGGATGTATCAGAAGATGGAAAGACATACACATTCCATATCCGCAAGGACGCAAAATGGTCTAACGGCGACGATGTCACTGCAGGTGATTTTGTATTCGCTTGGAAGAGATTATTAGACCCTAACACTGGTTCTCCAGCTTCATTCCTGGGCTACTTCATTGAAGGCGGAGAGGCATTCAATAACGGTGAAGGCTCTGCAGATGCAGTGGGTGTAAAAGCTTTGGATGACAAAACATTTGAAGTCAAGCTTACAAGCCCTCAAGCGTATTTCTTAAATGTCATTGCCAACCCTGCATTCTTCCCGATCGATGAAAAAGTGGCAAAAGACAATCCGAAATGGTTTGCAGAAGCAGACTCTTTCGTTGGAAATGGTCCATTCAAATTGACCAAATGGGATCATGACAGCCGCATCGTTATGGAGAAAAATGATAAGTATTGGGATGCCGATACAGTCAAGTTGGATAAAGTCGATTGGGCTATGATCGATGACACAAATACAGAATATCAAATGTTCAAAACAGGTAAATTGGATACGTCAGATGTACCTGCAGATTTGAGCGAACAATTGTTCAAAGATGGAAGCGTCAAGGTTGAAGACCAAGCGGGGCTTTATTTCTACCGCTTTAACGTCAACATGGAGCCTTTCAATAATGAAAAAGTCCGCAAAGCATTTGCAATGGCAATCGACCAGAAAAAAATTGTCGACTATGTAACGAAAAATCAAGAAAAGCCAGCTTATGGATTTGTATCTTATGGATTTAACGATGCAAATGGTAAAGACTTCCGTGAAACAAACGGCGATTTAGTCAAGACAGATGTAGATAAAGCAAAAGAATTGCTTGCTGAAGGAATGAAAGAAGAAGGATGGGATAAGCTTCCTGATGTCACTTTGACTTATAGCACAAGTGATTCCCATAAGAAAATCGCAGAAGCGCTTCAAGGAATGCTGAAAGAAAACCTTGGTGTGGATATCAAACTTCAAAACGTTGAATCCAGTGTGTTTGCTTCTGATCAAAAAGCATTGAAATATCAATTCTCTAGAAGTTCTTTCCTAGCTGACTACGGTGATCCGGTCAACTTCTTAGAAAGCTTTATCACTGGTTCTTCCATGAACCGTACAGGATGGTCAAATCCTGAATTCGATTCATTGATCAAAGCAGCTAAAAATGAAAAAGATGAAAACAAACGCTTCGAAGATCTATATCAAGCTGAAAAAGTCCTTTTCGAAGGCATGCCGATTGTACCGCTTTACTTCTATAACCAAGTGTACCTTCAAAACGATAAAGTCTCCGGAATTGTACGCCATCCGGTTGGATACATCGAATTGAAATGGGCTGACAAGAAGTAA
- a CDS encoding M20 family metallopeptidase: MNELVAFLKDNELNMLNDLRELVEIESPSTNKQLTNRAGDWIQRNFMHLTGGLTEVIAVEEYGNHIRAQWAEGNGQLLILAHFDTVWPEGTLSRMPFRLDDGKVYGPGTFDMKGGIIQGLYALHALSQLGIKLNKKVVWLFTSDEEIGSPSSEKLIEKEAAKSERVFVLEPSMDGALKTSRKGVGMFKMKVEGIPAHSGVDPEKGVSAIEEMAHQILYLHGLTDLSIGTTVNVGTVHGGTTGNVMAAEANADIDLRVKSKKEFDRLLPLIQQLKPVNPKAKITVEGGINRPTFERTKDTEEMYLTAKKIAQEQLGFTLEERETGGGSDGNFTAPLAPTLDGLGPVGDGAHAEHEHLIWHEMPIRSALLAMLLIAYGK; the protein is encoded by the coding sequence ATGAATGAACTTGTGGCATTTTTAAAAGATAACGAGTTAAACATGCTGAATGATTTAAGAGAATTAGTTGAAATCGAATCGCCTTCGACAAACAAACAGTTAACAAATCGGGCAGGAGATTGGATTCAACGGAACTTCATGCATTTGACAGGCGGATTGACTGAAGTAATTGCCGTGGAAGAATACGGGAATCATATCCGTGCACAATGGGCAGAAGGAAACGGCCAGCTTTTGATCTTGGCCCACTTTGATACGGTTTGGCCTGAAGGGACTCTTTCACGCATGCCATTCCGCCTCGATGACGGGAAGGTTTATGGACCTGGCACCTTTGACATGAAAGGCGGAATTATCCAGGGGCTATACGCGCTTCATGCACTGAGTCAATTAGGGATCAAATTAAACAAGAAAGTCGTTTGGCTTTTTACAAGCGACGAAGAAATCGGAAGTCCTTCTTCTGAGAAGCTCATTGAGAAAGAAGCTGCGAAGAGTGAGCGGGTATTCGTATTGGAGCCATCCATGGATGGAGCTTTGAAGACGTCCCGAAAAGGCGTGGGGATGTTCAAAATGAAAGTGGAAGGAATTCCTGCCCATTCCGGAGTCGATCCGGAAAAAGGCGTCAGTGCCATTGAGGAAATGGCTCATCAAATCCTCTATCTCCACGGCTTGACGGATTTATCAATCGGAACCACGGTGAACGTCGGAACAGTCCACGGCGGCACTACGGGGAACGTCATGGCAGCGGAAGCAAACGCAGATATCGACCTTCGGGTAAAATCGAAAAAGGAATTTGACAGGCTACTGCCGTTGATTCAGCAATTGAAGCCGGTTAATCCGAAAGCCAAAATAACGGTTGAAGGGGGCATCAACCGGCCAACGTTTGAACGGACAAAAGATACCGAAGAAATGTATTTGACAGCTAAAAAAATCGCACAAGAACAGCTTGGATTTACCCTGGAAGAACGGGAGACTGGCGGGGGAAGCGATGGGAACTTCACCGCGCCGCTCGCACCGACCTTGGATGGTTTGGGCCCTGTGGGTGACGGCGCCCACGCGGAGCATGAACATCTCATCTGGCATGAGATGCCGATCAGAAGCGCGCTGTTGGCCATGCTCCTGATTGCATACGGCAAGTAG
- a CDS encoding ABC transporter ATP-binding protein, giving the protein MENILEVNNLHVTFKTYGGEVKAVRGVTFDLKKGETLAIVGESGCGKSVTSQSIMRLIPNPPGRIAEGSILYKEKDLTKIQESEMRKIRGKDISMIFQDPMTALNPTLTVGDQIMEGIIQHEKISRAEAKKKALEMLKLVGIPSAEARLKQYPHQFSGGMRQRIVIAMALVCDPEILIADEPTTALDVTIQAQILDLFKEIQEKTGVSIILITHDLGVVAQVADRIAVMYAGKIVEAGTRREIFYKPQHPYTKGLLNSVPRLDLDGGDLIPIPGSPPDLFAPPEGCAFAARCPYAMEVCDRAYPFKTSLSSEHEVDCWLQDERAQKLLAAMK; this is encoded by the coding sequence ATGGAAAATATACTGGAAGTCAATAACCTCCATGTCACTTTTAAAACGTATGGAGGGGAAGTCAAAGCCGTTCGGGGTGTCACTTTTGACTTGAAAAAAGGGGAGACCCTGGCCATTGTGGGTGAGTCAGGCTGCGGGAAAAGTGTCACATCCCAAAGCATCATGAGGCTCATCCCGAATCCTCCGGGAAGAATTGCAGAAGGTTCCATCCTTTATAAAGAAAAGGATTTGACTAAAATACAGGAATCCGAAATGAGGAAAATCAGGGGGAAGGATATCTCTATGATTTTCCAGGATCCGATGACAGCGTTGAATCCAACACTGACAGTCGGGGATCAAATCATGGAAGGAATCATTCAGCATGAGAAGATTTCAAGAGCTGAAGCAAAGAAAAAAGCGCTTGAGATGCTGAAGCTTGTGGGCATACCAAGTGCTGAAGCACGACTGAAGCAGTATCCGCATCAATTCAGCGGTGGGATGCGCCAGAGAATCGTCATCGCGATGGCACTTGTCTGCGATCCGGAAATCCTGATTGCCGATGAACCGACAACGGCCCTGGATGTAACGATTCAGGCTCAGATTCTTGATCTATTTAAAGAGATTCAAGAAAAAACCGGTGTATCAATCATCCTCATTACGCATGACCTCGGTGTAGTAGCGCAAGTCGCTGACCGAATCGCGGTCATGTATGCAGGAAAAATCGTCGAGGCTGGAACAAGAAGAGAAATCTTCTACAAGCCTCAGCATCCATACACAAAAGGTTTGTTGAATTCTGTGCCCCGCCTTGATCTGGATGGAGGAGACCTTATTCCGATTCCTGGATCACCTCCTGATTTATTTGCTCCGCCTGAAGGGTGTGCCTTCGCTGCACGGTGTCCTTATGCCATGGAAGTGTGCGACAGGGCATATCCATTCAAGACCAGCTTGTCCAGCGAGCATGAGGTAGATTGCTGGCTTCAGGATGAGAGGGCGCAAAAATTATTGGCAGCTATGAAATAG
- a CDS encoding C40 family peptidase, whose translation MEIQYKWLTSVSAATVWTKQDSSREMDQGAITNPVQLDEWIGSMTYDSLLDLCEGNRVQTQLLFGEEVLVLDEKDGWAQVIAVDQPSSKDERGYPGWVPLAQLEKVVDWDVQDCSWAVVFSKKADLLNEEGEVELTLSFQTRLPVLEEENGKVKVKTPIGAGYLDTKDVAIYPSIKAIPIEDGEAIVKYGEQFLDLPYLWGGMSSYGYDCSGFSYNMCKANGVIIPRDAHDQAASGEKVELEDIQRGDLLFFAYEEGKGSLHHVGIYYGDGKLLHSPKTGRTIEILDMKGTIYEKELCAASRYWKGTGDAS comes from the coding sequence TTGGAAATCCAGTATAAATGGCTGACTAGCGTGTCAGCGGCGACGGTTTGGACAAAACAAGATTCCAGCAGGGAAATGGATCAGGGAGCGATCACGAATCCAGTGCAGTTGGATGAGTGGATTGGATCCATGACGTATGATTCTCTCCTTGACCTTTGCGAAGGGAACCGCGTGCAGACGCAGCTGTTATTTGGCGAGGAAGTACTTGTCTTGGATGAAAAAGACGGCTGGGCTCAAGTGATCGCAGTCGATCAGCCATCATCAAAAGACGAACGCGGCTATCCGGGATGGGTCCCGTTGGCTCAGTTGGAAAAAGTGGTCGACTGGGATGTGCAGGACTGTTCATGGGCTGTCGTTTTTTCGAAAAAAGCGGATCTTCTTAATGAAGAAGGAGAAGTGGAGCTGACGCTAAGCTTTCAAACCCGCCTGCCTGTCCTTGAAGAGGAAAATGGAAAAGTGAAAGTGAAAACACCGATTGGAGCGGGCTACCTTGATACAAAAGACGTTGCAATCTATCCTTCCATTAAGGCAATCCCGATTGAAGACGGAGAAGCAATTGTAAAATATGGAGAACAGTTCTTGGATCTTCCTTATTTGTGGGGTGGTATGAGCAGCTATGGATACGACTGTTCAGGATTCAGCTACAATATGTGCAAAGCGAACGGAGTCATCATTCCCCGCGATGCCCATGATCAAGCTGCTTCAGGGGAAAAAGTAGAACTCGAAGATATTCAGCGTGGAGATTTGCTTTTCTTTGCCTATGAAGAAGGGAAAGGGAGCCTCCATCATGTCGGGATCTACTATGGAGACGGGAAGCTCCTCCATTCGCCAAAGACAGGAAGAACGATTGAAATCCTCGATATGAAGGGGACAATCTATGAAAAAGAGCTTTGCGCAGCAAGCCGCTACTGGAAGGGAACAGGTGACGCATCATGA